One Rhizobiales bacterium GAS188 DNA window includes the following coding sequences:
- a CDS encoding two component transcriptional regulator, LuxR family, with protein MTKTITILLADDHPVVRDGLAAMLATEPDFHVVGMAATGAEAMRRVTELKPDIVLLDLEMPSGNGVEVIEHLRAEASPTKVIVFTAFDQDEQIMAAIRAGAQGYLLKGAPRQELFRAIRTVEAGGSLLEPAITTKLLRRIRDDGELLTAREREVLALLVPGHPNKVIARELSVSERTVKFHVGSILAKLGCGNRTQAVAAARQRGLI; from the coding sequence ATGACGAAAACGATCACCATCCTTCTGGCGGACGACCATCCGGTGGTTCGCGACGGCCTTGCGGCAATGCTGGCGACGGAGCCGGACTTCCATGTGGTCGGCATGGCGGCGACGGGGGCGGAGGCAATGCGGCGCGTCACCGAGCTCAAGCCGGACATCGTGCTCCTCGATCTCGAAATGCCCTCGGGCAATGGGGTTGAGGTGATCGAGCATTTGCGAGCCGAAGCTTCGCCAACCAAGGTGATCGTCTTCACCGCCTTCGACCAGGACGAGCAGATCATGGCGGCGATCCGGGCCGGCGCGCAAGGCTATCTGCTCAAGGGCGCGCCGCGCCAGGAGCTGTTTCGCGCCATCCGCACCGTCGAGGCCGGAGGCTCGCTGCTGGAGCCCGCGATCACCACCAAGCTCTTGCGCCGCATCCGCGACGATGGCGAGCTCTTGACGGCGCGCGAGCGCGAGGTGCTGGCGCTTCTCGTGCCCGGCCACCCCAACAAGGTCATTGCGCGCGAGCTTTCGGTCAGCGAGCGGACCGTCAAATTCCATGTCGGCTCCATTCTCGCCAAGCTCGGCTGCGGCAACCGCACCCAGGCCGTGGCGGCGGCGCGCCAGCGCGGCTTGATCTAA
- a CDS encoding Short-chain dehydrogenase, giving the protein MRHVALITGGSRGLGATLAAFLAAQDYDLVLTSRHSDELDAAARALSHYGGRVLPIAGDVAEEDHRQKLIAAAWDLGGLDLLVNNASDLGPTPLPALADYPLDQLTRVLAVNVVAPLGLVQTALPLLQKRQGLVVNLSSDAALGGYPGWGGYGASKAALDLISLTLANELKEHGVAVVSVDPGDMRTAMHQAAFPGADISDRPLPEATIPFFAWLFGQEHGVVSSRRYRAQAAQWEIAA; this is encoded by the coding sequence ATGCGTCATGTGGCATTGATCACCGGCGGCAGTCGCGGCCTGGGCGCGACGCTCGCCGCTTTCCTGGCGGCCCAGGATTATGATCTCGTCCTCACATCGCGCCACTCAGACGAGCTCGACGCCGCGGCGCGCGCGCTCTCCCATTATGGCGGCCGCGTCTTGCCGATCGCAGGCGACGTCGCCGAGGAGGACCACCGGCAAAAGCTCATCGCCGCCGCCTGGGATCTCGGCGGGCTCGATCTTCTCGTCAACAACGCGTCCGATCTCGGCCCAACCCCCTTGCCGGCGCTCGCCGACTATCCCCTCGACCAGCTCACGCGCGTGCTCGCCGTCAACGTGGTGGCGCCGCTCGGCCTGGTGCAGACGGCGTTGCCGCTGTTGCAGAAACGGCAGGGCCTCGTCGTCAACCTTTCGAGCGATGCGGCGCTCGGCGGCTATCCGGGCTGGGGCGGATACGGCGCCAGCAAGGCGGCGCTCGACCTGATCTCGCTCACCCTCGCCAATGAGCTCAAGGAGCATGGCGTCGCGGTCGTCAGCGTCGATCCCGGCGACATGCGCACCGCGATGCATCAGGCGGCCTTCCCCGGCGCCGACATCTCCGACCGCCCGTTGCCGGAAGCGACGATCCCGTTCTTCGCCTGGCTCTTCGGCCAGGAGCACGGCGTGGTCTCGTCTCGCCGCTACCGCGCCCAGGCCGCTCAATGGGAGATCGCCGCGTGA
- a CDS encoding S-adenosylmethionine:tRNA ribosyltransferase-isomerase, translating into MGDRRVRRTDFLFERPSDQVATMPPEMRGLARDEVRLLVSTPRRHEHARFKDLSSFLAPGSVLVVNRSATLPASLPAKGRVGPFMLNLSTRYHDGLWLAEPRWDRSRPGPLPLVPGETIEVAGLRARLITPYPGLKRLWFTHVQGGTQDDLEAAMARAGEPIRYGYLEPPLPPLAAYQTIFSTVPGSAEMPSAGRPFTQRLLEDLDAHGIAVMPIELHAGVSSLEHDLDAIDEPVLYPEPFRVPVATAAAINHARRAGAPVIAVGTTVVRALESAFADGRIRAVEGFTRLYVHPRRRVEAVDGLVTGFHDPLASHLAMLHALAGDDCIRTAYAQATREGYLWHEFGDSHLILRDSIRNGR; encoded by the coding sequence ATGGGAGATCGCCGCGTGAGACGCACGGATTTCCTGTTCGAGCGGCCTTCCGACCAGGTCGCGACCATGCCGCCCGAGATGCGCGGCCTCGCCCGCGACGAAGTGCGCCTCCTGGTGAGCACGCCCCGCCGCCATGAGCATGCGCGATTCAAGGACCTGTCGTCCTTCCTGGCGCCCGGATCGGTGCTCGTCGTCAACCGCAGCGCGACCTTGCCGGCGAGCCTGCCCGCCAAGGGCCGCGTCGGCCCCTTCATGCTCAACCTGTCGACCCGCTACCATGACGGGCTGTGGCTCGCCGAGCCGCGCTGGGACAGGTCCCGGCCGGGCCCACTGCCGCTGGTTCCCGGAGAGACGATCGAGGTTGCCGGCCTGCGAGCGCGACTGATCACGCCCTATCCCGGCCTGAAGCGGCTCTGGTTCACCCATGTCCAGGGCGGCACGCAAGACGACTTGGAGGCTGCCATGGCGCGCGCCGGCGAGCCGATCCGCTACGGCTATCTCGAGCCGCCCCTGCCGCCGCTCGCGGCCTATCAGACGATCTTCTCGACGGTGCCGGGAAGTGCCGAGATGCCCTCGGCCGGCCGACCCTTCACGCAAAGGCTCCTCGAGGACCTCGACGCCCATGGCATCGCCGTCATGCCGATCGAGCTGCATGCCGGCGTCTCGAGCCTCGAGCACGACCTCGACGCGATCGACGAGCCGGTGCTCTATCCCGAACCGTTCCGCGTGCCCGTAGCGACGGCCGCCGCGATCAACCATGCGCGCCGCGCCGGTGCGCCGGTGATCGCGGTCGGCACCACGGTGGTGCGCGCCCTCGAATCAGCCTTCGCGGATGGGCGGATCCGGGCAGTCGAAGGTTTCACACGCCTCTATGTGCATCCGCGCCGCAGGGTCGAGGCGGTCGACGGCCTCGTGACCGGCTTCCACGATCCGCTGGCGAGCCATCTCGCCATGCTGCACGCGCTCGCCGGCGATGACTGCATTCGCACCGCCTATGCGCAGGCGACCCGCGAAGGCTATCTCTGGCACGAATTCGGCGACAGCCATCTCATCTTGCGCGACAGCATCCGCAACGGCCGTTGA
- a CDS encoding B3/B4 domain-containing protein (DNA/RNA-binding domain of Phe-tRNA-synthetase), which yields MYFRHSDDIWRDYPELVPGLLLADGISRNAAVEPSISRFNAIAEARLAMSSEGELPEIQAWRRAFSRMGLKPTQYRCASEQLLRRFKKERSLPRIHPLIDLCNAISLAFAIPVAVFDLFKVTDHLEVRYAAGDETYAAFSGDVETPEIHEVIFADAAGRAHARRWTHRQSGHSAIRDETKAVLIVAEAMHASADADIRKLTAAIAAELSAIWSVTAKVAMPNRSLPRLTF from the coding sequence ATGTATTTCCGGCATTCCGACGATATATGGAGAGACTATCCCGAGCTCGTCCCCGGCCTGCTGCTTGCCGACGGCATCTCGCGGAATGCGGCCGTCGAACCTTCGATCTCCCGGTTCAATGCGATCGCCGAGGCGCGGCTCGCGATGAGCTCGGAAGGAGAGCTGCCCGAAATTCAAGCCTGGCGGCGGGCCTTCTCGCGGATGGGGCTGAAGCCAACCCAGTATCGCTGCGCCTCGGAGCAGCTCCTGCGGCGCTTCAAGAAGGAGAGATCGCTGCCGCGTATCCATCCGCTGATCGATCTCTGCAATGCGATCTCGCTCGCTTTCGCCATTCCGGTCGCGGTCTTCGACCTGTTCAAAGTCACGGACCATCTCGAAGTCCGCTACGCGGCAGGTGACGAAACCTATGCGGCCTTCTCCGGCGATGTCGAGACCCCTGAAATCCACGAGGTGATATTCGCGGACGCCGCCGGCAGAGCCCATGCAAGGCGCTGGACCCACCGGCAGAGCGGTCATTCGGCGATCCGGGACGAGACCAAGGCCGTGCTGATTGTTGCCGAGGCGATGCATGCATCGGCCGATGCCGACATCCGGAAATTGACGGCGGCGATCGCAGCAGAACTCAGCGCCATCTGGTCGGTCACGGCGAAGGTCGCAATGCCGAACCGATCCCTACCGCGCCTCACCTTTTGA
- a CDS encoding xanthine dehydrogenase accessory factor yields MLPASDILDLVSAMKAKGEPFALATVIRTVAATAAKAGAKAVILADGTISEGWVGGGCARAAVLEAAREALGDGKPRFISVQPPDVLQEQGVRPDEERQGVRFARNMCPSHGTMDVFVEPVLPRPQLIVCGASPVAVALAGLARQLGYAVTVCASAAEQGAYAEADRRIEGYALPVAESGRRFVVVSTQGRGDEAALRAALAADADYVAFVGSRRKAEALRQMLAKDPLAKDAAIASRLAEFKAPAGLDIGAITPEEIAISILAEIIAVRRADHPRGDPCAPLLKR; encoded by the coding sequence ATGCTCCCGGCAAGCGACATCCTCGATCTCGTCTCGGCCATGAAGGCCAAGGGTGAGCCCTTCGCGCTCGCGACAGTGATCCGCACCGTGGCGGCGACCGCCGCCAAGGCGGGCGCCAAGGCCGTGATCCTGGCCGACGGCACCATCTCGGAAGGCTGGGTGGGCGGCGGCTGTGCCCGCGCAGCGGTTCTCGAGGCGGCGAGGGAAGCACTGGGCGATGGCAAGCCGCGCTTCATCTCGGTGCAGCCGCCCGACGTGCTGCAGGAACAGGGCGTCCGTCCCGACGAGGAGCGGCAAGGGGTGCGCTTCGCCAGGAATATGTGCCCGAGCCATGGCACGATGGACGTGTTCGTCGAGCCGGTCCTGCCGCGACCGCAACTCATCGTCTGCGGCGCGAGCCCGGTGGCCGTGGCGCTGGCGGGCCTTGCCCGGCAGCTCGGCTATGCGGTGACGGTCTGCGCATCCGCGGCCGAGCAGGGCGCATACGCCGAGGCCGACCGGCGCATCGAGGGCTACGCTTTGCCGGTTGCCGAGTCCGGCCGGCGCTTCGTCGTCGTCTCGACGCAAGGGCGCGGCGACGAAGCCGCCTTGCGGGCGGCGCTCGCTGCCGACGCCGACTACGTCGCCTTCGTCGGCAGCCGCAGGAAGGCGGAGGCGCTGCGCCAAATGCTGGCCAAGGACCCGCTGGCCAAGGACGCCGCAATCGCCTCACGCCTCGCGGAATTCAAGGCGCCGGCCGGGCTGGATATCGGCGCCATCACGCCCGAGGAGATCGCCATCTCGATTCTCGCCGAGATCATAGCGGTCCGCCGCGCCGATCATCCGCGCGGCGATCCCTGCGCGCCTCTTCTCAAAAGGTGA
- a CDS encoding Uncharacterized conserved protein, contains von Willebrand factor type A (vWA) domain — MGMEPRMLPMADGDEAASIGASLRRRLAGFARSLRANGFRVGLAETRDGLRILASPAARRPALLRQALRALVCATHTDWQRFDGIFDAYWLGRGMHRLQRTGAAPKAGLSKQRQPPETGPPQAEPVGSLSAPDRVERGVDADELADGRGRRGGASRAERLAATDIRHIVSPEEVALTHALAARLARSMRARLVRRQQARRHGRRLDLRRTIHRNVSHGGMPVDLVWRRRKRKPLRLVMLLDASGSMSQYTAFFVRFLHGVVDAFREAEAFIFHTRLVHVSASLRDRDIGRAVDRLSLLAQGIGGGTRIGESLATFNRWHAARVINSRTAILIVSDGYDTGEPEALGSEMHRLRRRCGRIVWLNPLIGWEGYAPEARGMRAALPHIDLFAPAHNLESLAALEPYLRRI; from the coding sequence ATGGGCATGGAGCCGCGCATGCTCCCAATGGCGGACGGGGATGAAGCTGCATCGATCGGCGCATCACTGCGCCGGCGCCTCGCAGGCTTCGCGCGCAGTTTGCGCGCCAACGGCTTCAGGGTCGGCCTCGCCGAGACGCGCGACGGCTTGCGCATCCTCGCTTCGCCGGCCGCCAGGCGTCCGGCGCTGCTGCGCCAGGCGCTGCGGGCGTTGGTCTGCGCCACGCACACGGATTGGCAGCGCTTCGACGGGATCTTCGATGCCTATTGGCTCGGTCGCGGCATGCATAGGCTGCAGCGGACAGGCGCTGCGCCCAAGGCCGGCCTCTCGAAGCAAAGGCAGCCTCCCGAGACCGGCCCGCCGCAAGCCGAGCCGGTCGGCTCCCTCTCGGCGCCCGACCGGGTCGAGCGCGGCGTCGACGCCGACGAGCTTGCCGATGGGCGCGGCCGGCGTGGCGGGGCCTCGCGGGCAGAGAGGCTCGCCGCGACCGATATCCGCCACATCGTCTCGCCCGAGGAGGTGGCCTTGACGCATGCGCTGGCGGCGCGCCTCGCGCGTTCGATGCGGGCGAGGCTGGTGCGGCGACAGCAGGCGCGTCGCCACGGGCGGCGCCTCGATCTGCGCCGGACGATCCACCGCAATGTCTCGCATGGCGGCATGCCGGTCGATCTCGTCTGGCGGCGGCGCAAGCGCAAGCCCTTGCGGCTCGTCATGTTGCTCGATGCCTCGGGCTCGATGAGCCAGTACACGGCTTTCTTCGTGCGTTTCCTGCATGGCGTCGTCGATGCCTTCCGCGAGGCCGAGGCCTTCATCTTCCACACCAGGCTCGTGCATGTCTCGGCCTCGTTGCGCGATCGCGATATCGGCCGCGCTGTCGACCGCCTGTCGCTGTTGGCGCAGGGCATCGGCGGAGGCACGCGCATCGGCGAGAGCCTCGCGACCTTCAATCGCTGGCATGCGGCGCGCGTCATCAATTCGCGCACCGCCATCCTGATCGTCTCCGATGGTTACGACACCGGCGAGCCCGAGGCGCTCGGCAGCGAGATGCACCGCCTGCGCCGACGCTGCGGGCGCATTGTCTGGCTCAACCCCCTGATCGGCTGGGAGGGCTACGCGCCCGAGGCGCGCGGCATGCGGGCGGCCCTGCCGCATATCGACCTGTTCGCGCCCGCCCATAACCTCGAAAGCCTCGCCGCCCTCGAGCCCTATCTGCGGAGGATCTGA
- a CDS encoding AAA domain (dynein-related subfamily) codes for MTGLDRDQISDRLAGAGYIADRDLVMSLWLMDFLQRPLLLEGEAGVGKTEVAKALAAVHAAELIRLQCYEGLDQNAALYEWNYQRQLLAIKAREASGEAADAIEEQIFSEKYLLERPLLAAIRRAEKPVLLIDEVDRADEEFEAFLLELLSDYQVSIPELGTITARSIPRVVLTSNGTRELSDALRRRCLYHYVDFPDVDREARILLTRLPGIDSGLALQVARMMATIRRQDLRKVPGVVEALDWAATLAGLGVHDLRQEPQAVYDTLVCVLKTHEDRANLTREVTDRLLSKVA; via the coding sequence GTGACTGGCCTCGATCGGGACCAGATCTCCGATCGCCTGGCGGGCGCCGGCTATATTGCCGACCGCGATCTGGTGATGTCGCTGTGGCTCATGGATTTCCTGCAGCGCCCGCTGCTGCTCGAAGGCGAGGCGGGCGTCGGCAAGACCGAGGTCGCCAAGGCGCTTGCCGCCGTGCATGCGGCCGAATTGATCCGCCTGCAATGCTATGAGGGCCTCGACCAGAACGCGGCGCTCTATGAATGGAACTATCAACGCCAGCTCCTCGCCATCAAGGCGCGCGAAGCTTCGGGCGAAGCCGCCGACGCGATCGAGGAGCAGATCTTCTCGGAGAAATACCTGCTCGAACGGCCCTTGCTGGCGGCCATAAGGCGCGCCGAGAAGCCCGTGCTGCTCATCGACGAGGTGGATCGGGCGGACGAAGAGTTCGAGGCCTTCCTGCTCGAGCTGCTCTCCGACTATCAGGTCAGCATTCCCGAGCTCGGCACGATCACGGCCCGCTCCATTCCGCGCGTCGTCCTCACCTCGAACGGCACGCGCGAATTGTCGGACGCGCTGCGGCGGCGCTGCCTCTACCATTATGTCGACTTTCCCGACGTCGATCGCGAGGCGCGCATCCTGCTGACCCGGCTGCCGGGCATCGATTCAGGCCTTGCTTTGCAGGTCGCCCGTATGATGGCGACGATCCGGCGCCAGGACCTGCGCAAGGTGCCGGGCGTCGTCGAGGCGCTCGACTGGGCAGCGACGCTCGCAGGGCTCGGCGTGCATGATCTGCGCCAGGAGCCGCAGGCCGTCTACGACACGCTGGTCTGCGTGCTGAAGACCCATGAGGATCGCGCCAATCTCACGCGAGAGGTGACCGACCGGCTCCTCTCCAAGGTCGCGTAG